Proteins encoded together in one Streptomyces sp. NA04227 window:
- a CDS encoding helix-turn-helix domain-containing protein has translation MAETASRGDDISCAEWFDTWRQVALHGICPAELHTERPGSFDAQDRAVSLGSIEVTSTSAGGLQVCRTPRLIRRSDPEMWVIHAPLRGEFSVDLGRHQIRHGPGTVMVISTSLPYTLSANSDYAGVKAYLPRGLLPVPESVVRRTLSTPLTGGAGFGSLLTHFLRDVAAPGPGHRPDDAARLGTVLLDLSAALLASCGDAERSLPAENRRGALFLRAQDFVRRNLADPGLAPATVAASLGISSRLLQQIFREQGLGVAGWIREQRLERCRRELADPARAGVTVREIAARWCFGQPAAFTRAFRRAFGTAPAEYRAMALSHALREPPRSPGPGTGLGAGLGAAPGTGLGTAQLPLAPRRLAPT, from the coding sequence ATGGCCGAGACAGCGAGCCGAGGCGACGACATCTCCTGCGCCGAGTGGTTCGACACCTGGCGGCAGGTGGCCCTGCACGGCATCTGCCCCGCCGAGCTGCACACCGAGCGGCCCGGCTCCTTCGACGCACAGGACCGGGCCGTATCGCTCGGATCCATCGAGGTCACCTCGACCTCGGCAGGCGGTCTCCAGGTGTGCCGTACACCGAGACTGATCCGGCGCTCGGACCCCGAGATGTGGGTCATCCACGCGCCCCTGCGCGGAGAGTTCTCGGTGGACCTGGGCAGACACCAAATCCGGCACGGGCCCGGGACGGTCATGGTGATCTCCACCTCGCTGCCCTACACGCTGAGCGCGAACAGCGACTACGCCGGGGTCAAGGCGTATCTGCCGCGCGGACTGCTCCCGGTGCCCGAGAGCGTCGTACGGCGGACCCTGAGCACCCCGCTGACCGGCGGCGCGGGCTTCGGCTCGCTGCTCACCCACTTCCTGCGCGACGTGGCAGCGCCGGGCCCCGGGCACCGCCCCGACGATGCCGCCCGGCTCGGCACCGTACTGCTCGATCTCAGTGCCGCCCTGCTCGCCTCCTGCGGCGACGCCGAGCGCTCGCTGCCCGCCGAGAACCGGCGCGGCGCCCTGTTCCTGCGGGCCCAGGACTTCGTCCGCCGCAACCTGGCCGACCCCGGTCTCGCACCCGCGACCGTGGCGGCCTCCCTCGGCATCTCCTCCCGGCTGTTGCAGCAGATCTTCCGGGAACAGGGGCTCGGCGTGGCCGGGTGGATCCGTGAGCAGCGCCTGGAACGGTGCCGCAGGGAGCTCGCCGACCCGGCGCGGGCGGGCGTTACGGTGCGCGAGATCGCCGCCCGCTGGTGCTTCGGCCAGCCCGCCGCGTTCACCCGCGCCTTCCGCAGGGCCTTCGGCACCGCGCCCGCCGAGTACCGGGCCATGGCCCTCTCCCACGCCCTGCGCGAGCCGCCCCGCTCCCCCGGGCCCGGAACGGGACTCGGAGCCGGACTCGGGGCCGCACCCGGAACCGGCCTCGGGACCGCTCAACTCCCGCTCGCCCCACGCCGGTTGGCTCCCACATGA
- a CDS encoding helix-turn-helix domain-containing protein — protein MTGIVLRSGHLPDAQRLGDWRRLARDSVLPTELRTDRPEQFTGTLRCYRLGLITGLGVTCGALTADRPAALIAAADPRCHQLLVPRRGLTSLELDGRYAECGPGTLLLGTTSRPSTLRTHPDPGGTASVTGLLVPRELVPLPEHATDGLLATALPADQGPGALLAQLVHRLDEDADHYRAVHADRLETVVLDLFRSFLAHHLGSGTAPTAESRRRTLYLRARELVLRDLHDPALTPDHIAAALHISTRYLYRLFQEHQRLPVRAWIRAERLERCARALADPAEHATPLNELALRWGFTHPAAFTRAFREAYGLPPYAYRRAHLPPYDDPYDSRHETPHQSPHNSR, from the coding sequence ATGACCGGCATCGTGCTGCGCTCCGGCCACCTGCCGGACGCCCAACGTCTCGGAGACTGGCGGCGCCTGGCCCGCGACAGCGTCCTTCCCACCGAGCTGCGCACCGACCGTCCCGAACAGTTCACCGGCACCCTGCGCTGCTACCGCCTCGGCCTGATCACCGGCCTCGGCGTCACCTGCGGCGCCCTCACCGCCGACCGCCCGGCCGCCCTGATCGCGGCCGCCGATCCGCGCTGCCACCAACTCCTCGTGCCACGGCGGGGGTTGACCTCCCTGGAGCTCGACGGACGGTACGCCGAGTGCGGCCCGGGCACTCTGCTGCTCGGCACCACGTCCCGCCCGAGCACCCTCCGTACGCATCCGGACCCGGGCGGCACCGCCTCGGTGACCGGACTCCTCGTCCCCCGCGAGCTGGTGCCCCTGCCCGAGCACGCGACGGACGGGCTGCTGGCCACCGCCCTGCCCGCCGATCAGGGGCCCGGCGCACTCCTCGCCCAGCTCGTGCACCGCCTGGACGAGGACGCCGATCACTACCGCGCGGTGCACGCCGACCGCCTGGAGACGGTCGTGCTCGACCTCTTCCGGTCCTTCCTCGCACATCACCTCGGCAGCGGCACCGCGCCCACCGCCGAGAGCCGCCGCCGCACCCTGTACCTGCGCGCGCGAGAACTCGTCCTGCGCGACCTGCACGACCCCGCGCTCACCCCGGACCACATCGCGGCGGCCCTGCACATCTCCACCCGCTACCTCTACCGCCTGTTCCAGGAACACCAGCGCCTGCCCGTCCGCGCCTGGATCCGCGCGGAGCGCCTGGAACGCTGCGCACGCGCCCTCGCCGATCCCGCCGAACACGCCACCCCCCTCAACGAGTTGGCGCTGCGCTGGGGCTTCACCCACCCGGCCGCCTTCACCCGCGCCTTCCGCGAGGCCTACGGGCTGCCGCCGTACGCGTACCGCCGGGCTCATCTGCCCCCGTACGACGACCCGTACGACAGCCGGCACGAAACCCCACACCAAAGCCCGCACAACAGCCGCTAG